A segment of the Pseudoalteromonas sp. DL-6 genome:
CGGTGAGTGTTGATGAGCAGCAAACACAAACAGTGATGAAAAAAATTCAACAGCTTGGCTATATTGCAGAGCCTCACACCGCAATTGCTTACCAAGGTCTTGTAGAAAATAAGGCAACAGATGCTGTGGGGATTTTTTTAGCGACTGCGCATCCGGCCAAATTTAAAGACAGCGTTGAGGATATCCTTAATGTTGAATTAGATATGCCAAAGCCGTTAGCTGATGCATTAGCAAAACCGTGTTTAGCCACTGATATGCACAACGATTATGATGTTTTGCGTACAGAATTGTTTAAAAAGCTTGCCTAAAAAAGGCAGATAATAAAAGCGGCTTAGGCCGCTTTTTTTGTCTGTTTATGCATCGCTTAAGACATAACGCATAAGCTATATAAATGTAGTAAATAAAATTCATTTAAAATTGTTATTAGTTTATAAAAAAATATCATCATCAAAATGCTGTGAAATAGTCTCAATCCCTGTTTAAATATCCTCAACTTAAGAGCGTAGGCAAAACGTCGTTTTAAGCGTACAATAAAGCCTCTAAAAAATACCCATACACGTTGCCCAGGAGACCCCAATGTTAGAACGTAGCATGAATATTTCGGACTTTGATCCAGAGTTATTTGACGCGATGAGCAAAGAAACATCACGTCAGGAAGAGCACATTGAGTTAATTGCATCTGAAAACTACTGTAGCCCACGCGTACTAGAAGCGCAGGGTTCTCAACTTACTAACAAATATGCTGAAGGCTACCCGGGCAAACGTTACTACGGTGGCTGTGAGCACGTTGATGTGGTTGAGCAGTTAGCGATTGACCGCGCAAATGAATTATTTGGTACAGATTACGCAAACGTGCAACCACATGCCGGTTCACAAGCGAATGCCGCTGTTTTCCAAGCACTATTAAGCCCACTTGATACCGTTTTAGGCATGAGCCTAGCGCACGGTGGTCACTTAACACATGGCTCACACGTAAACTTTTCAGGTAAAACATACAACGCAATTCAGTATGGCCTTAACGAAGAAACTGGCGAAATTGATTACGCACAAGTTGAAGCGTTAGCATTTGAGCACAAGCCAAAAATGATCATTGCGGGTTTTTCTGCATACTCAGGTATTGTTGATTGGGCTAAGTTCCGTGAAATTGCAGACAAAGTAGGTGCATACTTATTTGTTGATATGGCGCACGTTGCAGGTTTAATTGCTGCGGGTGTCTACCCAAGCCCTGTGCCATTTGCTCACGTTGTAACAACCACAACACATAAAACATTAGCCGGCCCTCGCGGTGGTTTAATCATTTCTGCGTGTGGCGATGAAGAAATTTACAAAAAGCTAAACAGCGCTGTTTTCCCAGGTGGCCAAGGTGGTCCTTTATGTCATGTTATTGCTGCTAAAGCGGTTGCATTTAAAGAAGCACTTCAACCTGAGTTTAAAACATACCAAGCACAAGTTGTTAAAAATGCACAAGCAATGGTTGCGGTATTACAAGAGCGCGGCTACAAAGTAGTATCGGGTAAAACTGACAACCACTTATTCTTACTTGATTTAATCGACAAAGATATCACAGGTAAAGATGCAGATGCTGCCCTAGGTAACGCGAATATCACGGTTAACAAAAACTCAGTACCGAACGATCCACGTTCACCATTTGTTACCTCTGGTCTGCGTATTGGTTCACCAGCAATCACTCGTCGTGGCTTTAAAGAAGCTGAATCAAAAGAGTTAGCGGGCTGGATCTGTGACGTACTAGACAACATCGAAGATGAGTCAGTACAAGCGCAAGTAAAAGAAAAAGTGAAAGCAATTTGTGCAAAATTACCTGTTTACGCTTAATCCAAGAGTAAAATAGTAATTTAGATCACAACTGCACACATTTTTGTTATGATAATGGCCGCTATTACAGCGGCCATTTTTTGTTTTTAAAACGGAAACACACAGTTATGCATTGCCCTTTTTGCACCGCCAAAGATACTAAAGTTATTGATTCTCGCCTTGTCGGCGGGGGACACCAAGTACGTAGACGCCGTGAATGTAATGAGTGCCACGAACGATTTACCACCTTTGAAGGGGCTGAATTAGTGATGCCGCGAGTTATTAAGCAAGATGGCAGTCGTGAACCGTTCAATGAAGATAAGTTACTAAATGGCTTAACCCGCGCTCTTGAAAAACGTCCCGTAAGTACCGAACAAGTTGATGAAGTCGTTAATATAATTAAATCTCAGCTACGAGCCACCGGCGAACGTGAAGTGTCTAGCCATTTAGTGGGTGAGTGCATTATGGAAGCGCTGAAAAAGTTAGATAAAGTAGCTTATGTAAGGTTTGCCTCAGTATATCGCTCGTTTGAAGATATACGTGAGTTTGGTGAAGAAATAGCCCGCTTAGGAGAGTAGTAATGACCATGCAAAGCTCGTTTTCAGAGGATGATAAACGTTATATGGCACGTGCCATTGAGCTGGCAAAAAAAGGGCGCTTTACCACCACTCCTAATCCTAATGTAGGCTGCGTACTAGTAAAGAATAATAAAGTAATAGGTGAAGGGTTTCATCAATTAGCAGGGCAAGGTCATGCTGAAGTTAATGCTTTGGCTGAGGCCGGTGAGAATGCTAAAGGTGCAACCGCTTATGTAACCCTAGAGCCTTGCAGTCACTATGGTCGCACACCGCCTTGCGCTGAAGGGCTAAAGGCCGCGGGTGTAAAAAAAGTGGTTGCTGCTATGGTTGACAGCAACCCGCAAGTTGCAGGCAAAGGCCTGAAAATTTTAGCAGATGCAGGAATTGAAGTCGCTCACGGATTACTTGAAGAGCAAGCTCGCGCATTAAACCTTGGTTTTTTTAAACGTATGGAGCAGGGGGTACCCTTTGTAACCTGCAAAATGGCCGCCAGTATTGATGGTAAAACGGCGCTTAAAAACGGCCAAAGTAAATGGATAACAGGGCCCGCTGCGCGCCAAGATGTACAACTATATCGTGCTCAGAGCTGTGCAATTTTAACCGGTGCCGATACAGTCATAATCGATGATGCAAAACTAAATGTACGCCCAGAAGAACTTCCGGTTTCTTTACCGACCAATTTACCACTGCGCCAACCTGTTCGCGTTATTATTGATTCCCAAAATAGACTCACGCCTGAACTTGCCTTATTTTCAATTCAAAGTGAGGTGATAATATTCACCACTCGGGTTGATAAATCGCATCAGTGGCCTCATTTTGTTAAACAGATCGAAGTCCCCGAAAAGAACAATAAAGTAGACTTACAAGCAGCGCTGCAAAAGCTAGCGCAATTACAGTTTAATAATGTGTGGTTAGAAGCGGGTGCCACATTGGCCGGAAAAATGGCTGAACTTGATTTAATTGATGAGTTTGTTTTTTACATTGCCCCTAAGTTAATGGGTAGCGATGCAAAAAGTTTACTGAATTTCCCTGAGTTAATGAGTATGCAAAATACCATTAATTTAACTTTTAATGAGTGTGTGCCAATTGGTGATGATTTACGTATCACAGCACACAAAAAAGCTCATTAATCATTTTATATAAAGAGTAGCACTATGTTTACTGGAATAGTTGAAGCGACAGGTAAAATTGCGTTATTACAAAAAAAACAAGGTGATTTAGCTATTCGTATCCAAAGTAAAAACCTTGATATGAGTGATGTTAAGTTAGGTGACAGTATTGCAACCAACGGTGTATGCCTCACTGTTGTTGATAAGCATATAGATGGCTTTAGTGCTGACTTATCAAATGAAACGATTAGCTTAACGGGGTTTGCACATTACGCATTAGGGCAAACAGTTAACTTAGAAAAGGCGATGCAACCTGTATCGCGCCTCGGAGGGCATTTAGTGTCTGGTCATGTTGATGGTATTGCCACAATCACAGCAATAAATACCAATGCGCGAGCAACTGAATATTGGTTAGCCACCGACGAAAATTTAATGAAATACATTCCTTATAAAGGGTCGGTGTGTATTGATGGTATTAGCCTAACGGTCAATGCGGTTGAAGGTAATAAATTTAAACTAACGATTGTGCCACACACCAGCGGGCAAACGACCATAGCCGATTTTCAAGTCGGTACCAAAGTGAATCTAGAGGTCGACCAAATAGCACGTTATTTAGAGCGCCTTGTAAAGGGAGCTGAGCATCCTACTGGTTCAGATATTTCGATGAGCTTACTCGCTAAAGCGGGCTTTATAAAATAACGATATTGACAACTTATACGAGCAACTTATGAATTTAAACAGCGCACAAGAAATAATAGATGACATTAAAGCCGGTAAAATGGTTATTTTAATGGACGATGAAGACAGAGAAAATGAAGGTGATTTAATTATTGCTGCTGAGCACATAAGTGCAGAAGCAATTAACTTTATGGCGACTCATGGCCGTGGGTTAATTTGTTTAACCATGACCCAAGAGCGTTGCTCGCAACTTGATTTACCGCTGATGGTTAAAAATAACGGTGCTGCATTCTCGACCAACTTTACTATGTCTATTGAAGCATCAAAAGGGGTTACGACGGGGATTTCTGCAGCGGATCGTGCTCGCACTGTTCAAGCTGCCATTGCTAAAGGCGCTGTGCCAAGTGATATTGTACAGCCTGGGCATATTTTCCCTATTATGGCGCAACCTGGCGGCGTATTAACGCGCGCAGGGCACACTGAAGCTGGCTGTGATTTAGCGCGTTTAGCGGGACTTGAGCCGTCATCAGTGATTGTAGAAATTCTGAATGAAGATGGCACCATGGCGCGCCGCCCTGATTTAGAAGTATTTGCTAAGCAACATGATATTAAAATTGGCACCATTGCTGATTTAATCGAATACCGTAACTTAAATGAAACCACTATTGAGCAAGTTGCAAAATGTAAATTGCCAACTGAGCATGGCGAATTTGACTTAGTAACTTACAAAGACACCATTGACGGGCAGCTGCACTATGCATTGCTTAAAGGTGAAATAAAACAACAAGAACCAACGTTAGTGCGAGTGCACTTACAAAGTACCTTTAACGATATTTTACTCTCTGATCGTAATGCTGATCGTAGTTGGGGATTATCGCAAGCAATGGCGTATATAGCTGAGCATAATGGCGCCTTAGTTATTTTAGGTAAGCAAGAAAGCACTGAAGAGTTAGAAGCCACAGTAAAAGCGTTTGCCGCAGCTGATGCGGGTGAAAATGTGACGCCACGTAAATTTCAAGGTACTTCGCGCACCGTAGGTGTAGGCTCGCAAATTTTGGCTGATTTAGGTATTCAAAAAATGCGCTTGATGAGTTTACCTAAAAAATACCATGCATTATCAGGGTTCCATTTAGAAGTGGTTGACTACGTAGAACCACAATAATTACACGCTAGGTTATTATTTTATTTATGTGGTATAATGCGCATCAATTTTTGCGCAACCGAAATCGCTTAAACTTATTTTTAGGGTTATCAAATGAAAATTATTGAAGGTAATAAATACGCTCCAGGCAAAAAGTTTGCCATTGTCATTTCTCGTTTTAATGACTTTATTGGTAGTAGCTTGCTTGCAGGTGCTGTTGATGAGCTAAAACGTACTGGTGGGGTATCAGAAGATGATATTACCGTAATTTACGTACCAGGTGCGGTTGAATTACCTTTAGCAGCGAAACGCGTTGCAGCAAAAAAAGAATATGATGCAATTATCGCCTTAGGTGTAGTGATCAGAGGGGGCACGCCTCACTTTGATCTCGTCGCTGGCGAGTCAAATAAAGGGCTTGCACAAGTATCACTTGAGTATGATATCCCAGTTGCATTTGGCGTATTAACCACTGAAAGCATTGAGCAAGCAATTGAGCGCGCAGGTACCAAAATGGGTAACAAAGGCGGCGAAGCTGCTTTAGGTGCGCTTGAAATGGTTAATGTGTTAGATAAAATTTAAGTTTAAGGAATTTTTGTGAAACCAGCAGCAAGACGTAAAGCACGTATCTTAGCACTTCAGGCCGTGTATTCATGGCAATTAAGCGGCAATGCAATTGCCGATATCGAACAACAAATGTTGATCGAAAACGATGTGACTAAAATTGATGTTGAATATTTTAAAGATTTAGCGCGTGGAGTTGCAGTAAACCACAAGCAACTAGACGAAGCTGTATCGCCTCATTTAACTCGTCCATTTGATGAATTAGACGAAGTTGAACGTGCAATCTTACGTTTAAGCAGCTACGAGCTTAAATTTCGTGAAGACGTTCCTTACAAAGTGGCTATCAATGAAAGTATTGAATTAGCTAAAATGTTTGGCGCTGAAGATAGCCATAAATTTGTAAACGGTGTACTTGATAAAGCTGTAAAACAGTTACGCAAGTAATAACAACTTTAGCTGATTTTTATTATCAGATGAGTTGTTATAAATAACCGTTAAAAAGGAGAGCCGGCATAGGCCGGCTTTTTTGTGTATGAAGGAATTTGAATTAATTAATCGTTACTTTAAAGGTCGTGGCATTACTCGTCGCGATGTTAATTTAGGGATTGGAGATGACTGTGCGCTTGTCACAGTTCCAGCGAACTGTCAGCTTGCTGTAACCACAGATACCTTAGTTGCTGGGGTGCATTTTTTTCATGATATCTCCCCTCGCGCATTAGGGCATCGAGCTCTTGCTGTTAATTTAAGTGATTTAGCTGCCATGGGCGCAGAGCCTACTTGGGTGTCGGTTGCACTTACCTTACCTAGTATCGATCCACAATGGATTGCTGAGCTGACTGATGGCATGCATGAAATTGCTGAGTACTTTAACGTTCAGATCATTGGTGGTGATACCACTCAAGGTCCACTTAGTATTACTATTTGTGCAAAAGGTACAGTTCCTGAAGGCACAGCATTACGTAGAAGTGGTGCAAAAGTGGGTGATTGGATTTTTGTAACCGGTCCGCTTGGTGATGCTGGGTTGGCGATTGAATCGAAAAAACAAGGCTTATCGATTGCACCTGAACACTTAAAAGATATTAATAAACGTTTAAATTTCCCCACGCCACGTGTAGCTGCTGGGCAAGCGTTACGAGGCTTGGCATCGTCGGCCATTGATATTTCCGATGGGTTACTAGCCGACTTAGGGCATGTGCTAAATTTATCACAAGTTAGTGCCACCATTAATATTGAAAATGTCCCCACCTCAGATGCCATGCAAGCGAGTCTTGATTTTGAGCAGCGACTTCCTTTTGTTCTTAACTATGGCGATGATTACGAGTTACTGTATACCGTTGCTGATAGTAACAAGAGTATGCTAGATATTAAGCTGCGCCAATACGGTGTAGAGGCAAGCTGTATCGGGCAAATAAAAAGTGGTGACGGCAATATAGAGTTATTACACCAAGGTGAGAAGTTTGCTTTTGAACATAAAGGTTTTGAGCACTTTTCCAAGGAGCAGGTTTGAATAAAAACCGATTATTTAATTTAAAACGCCCACATCAATTTTTTGGTTTGGGTTTTGGTACTGGGCTTGCACCAAAAGCACCTGGTACATTTGGCACATTGGCAGCATTACCGTTTATTTTTATTACCATGCATTTTCCGCTATGGTTACAAATTGTATTTGCAGTAGTCATAAGTATCTTTGGTATTTGGGCATGTGGAAAAACAGCCGATGACCTTCAAGTACATGATCATCCCGCAATTGTTTGGGACGAAGTTGCTGGTTACTATATTACTATGATAGGCGCAGCACTTAACTGGCAAACATTATTAGTGGGCTTTTTACTGTTTCGCTTTTTTGATATAGCAAAGCCTGGGCCGATTCGTATACTCGATAAACGTGCCCATGGTGGGTTTGGTATTATGGCCGATGATGTGCTTGCAGGTATTTTTTCGCTTATTTGTTTGCAAGCATTGATAAAAGTAGGTTTACTACCCTTTTAATTTATTATTTGTTTAACTAGGTGGCAGCACTATGATGCGATTTTTATTGGTTTGTGTACTTATGCTATGTGCCATGCCAAGTACGGCTTCAATTACTGATTACGTAGTTAAACAATGGAATATCAAAGACGGCTTACCCTCACAATCCCTCAAAAGTGTGGTGCAAGATAACCAAGGCTATATGTGGCTTGGCACTCAATTTGGATTAAGCCGTTTTGATGGCAATACCTTCACCAATTATAATACCCAAAATAGCTTATTTTTACCCAGCAATGGCATTAATAAATTACTGATTGATGGTGAAGGCTTGTTGTGGATAGGCACGAAAAATGGCCTTGTGGTTATCGATCCTGAGAAGCTAACCGCACAAGAGTTTAATATTAAAGGCCCTGTTAGAGACATTCTTGAAGACTCTCAAGGCAGTATTTGGATAGCAGCTAATGGGCTCTATTATATAGACAGAGGCCAAATAGAACTGCGCGACCAACTAAATAACCCTAGTCCTATTGTAAACGCTACTGCTATCACCCAAATAGTGGGGTCGGTCAGTAAAATGGCGCTTTCACCTGAGGGGATTTGGCTGGTTAACGACCGTAATTTATTACGCTTAACGCAAAGCTCGTCTGATTTTTCTAAATTACGCCTAGAACTCACCGCTAAAGTGGCTTTGCCTGATCGTTTAGCACAAACCATTGTTCACGATCTATCGTTTTTAAATGGTAATTTGTACCTAGCTTCTGAGTTAGGGGCTTATTTTTTAGATTTAGATGACGAGCTACGTCCGTTTCCACTGCCCAATGCTAATAACTCAGCTGTGTATAAATTTATGAGCGACGGTAATGGCGGCTTGTGGGTATCAACCTATGGACGTTTATTGTTCAGGGCTAAATCTAATGATTGGCAGTGGGTTGAACCCAGCCAGTTAGATCAGAGTATTTGGTTTGCCGATATATTTAGAGATGATGAAAATAACATATGGTTAGCGAGTTTTAGTGAAGGGCTATGGCTTGCTCACGAAGGGCGAATAGAGCGCCATTCTGCCATTTCTAAAATGACCGAAGCGGTAATGGCAATTAGTAAATCACCTGATGGTAAGTTATGGATTGCCAATAAAAGTGGCGTTGGCTATTTTGATGCCGATAAAACTTTTATTAATGTTATTAATAGTGCCAAGTATGGAAATGCCTCGGTACATGACCTGCAATTTGATGGCGATCGCCTTTATGTTGCTACTGGCAGGGGCTTGTTTTTTTACGAGTCGAATACCTTATATAGTTTCCCTGCTCGTGCATTGAGCGATAACCCAGTTTTTGCAATTAGCACTTCAACTAAAGGTGGTTTTTGGGTAGGCACCGGACGAGGGTTATACCGTTTAAATTACAATGGTTTAAACCCTTTTGCGTACAATGCTTTTTTAGGCAGTAAGTTTGTAACCTATGTTTTAGATAAACCAAATTTTGGGGTTATTGGCACCAGTAAAGGCGCGTATTACTTTACTGAACGCGGGATAGAAAAAATTGGCGACCAAACCACCTTAGAAAGTGCGTATGTGACCAGCATTTTACATATAAAAGGGGTAGGCATTTTAATTGGTTCGTTGAATGATGGTTTGTTTTATCGCAGTGGACAAGGGCAATGGCAGCAACTAGACGCCGCCAATGGGTTGCCATATGGTTCTATATTCAGCTTAGAATACGATGACACCTCAAAGCGAATTTGGGTAAGCACCATGAAAGGGGTTTACCGCATGCCTGTTGAGCAATTTAAAGCCAATATCGAAAGCCTAAAAGTAGAAGAAGTGATCTCTTCATTTGACCGTCAGCTCGATGGTAAAGCCAGCCAATGTTGTAATGGTCTAGGCCATGATGCGGTGGTTGATATGGATAACTCTATTTGGTACCCCAGCTTACAAGGGGTGGTTGAAA
Coding sequences within it:
- the ribE gene encoding 6,7-dimethyl-8-ribityllumazine synthase gives rise to the protein MKIIEGNKYAPGKKFAIVISRFNDFIGSSLLAGAVDELKRTGGVSEDDITVIYVPGAVELPLAAKRVAAKKEYDAIIALGVVIRGGTPHFDLVAGESNKGLAQVSLEYDIPVAFGVLTTESIEQAIERAGTKMGNKGGEAALGALEMVNVLDKI
- the ribD gene encoding bifunctional diaminohydroxyphosphoribosylaminopyrimidine deaminase/5-amino-6-(5-phosphoribosylamino)uracil reductase RibD → MTMQSSFSEDDKRYMARAIELAKKGRFTTTPNPNVGCVLVKNNKVIGEGFHQLAGQGHAEVNALAEAGENAKGATAYVTLEPCSHYGRTPPCAEGLKAAGVKKVVAAMVDSNPQVAGKGLKILADAGIEVAHGLLEEQARALNLGFFKRMEQGVPFVTCKMAASIDGKTALKNGQSKWITGPAARQDVQLYRAQSCAILTGADTVIIDDAKLNVRPEELPVSLPTNLPLRQPVRVIIDSQNRLTPELALFSIQSEVIIFTTRVDKSHQWPHFVKQIEVPEKNNKVDLQAALQKLAQLQFNNVWLEAGATLAGKMAELDLIDEFVFYIAPKLMGSDAKSLLNFPELMSMQNTINLTFNECVPIGDDLRITAHKKAH
- the nrdR gene encoding transcriptional regulator NrdR codes for the protein MHCPFCTAKDTKVIDSRLVGGGHQVRRRRECNECHERFTTFEGAELVMPRVIKQDGSREPFNEDKLLNGLTRALEKRPVSTEQVDEVVNIIKSQLRATGEREVSSHLVGECIMEALKKLDKVAYVRFASVYRSFEDIREFGEEIARLGE
- the glyA gene encoding serine hydroxymethyltransferase; amino-acid sequence: MLERSMNISDFDPELFDAMSKETSRQEEHIELIASENYCSPRVLEAQGSQLTNKYAEGYPGKRYYGGCEHVDVVEQLAIDRANELFGTDYANVQPHAGSQANAAVFQALLSPLDTVLGMSLAHGGHLTHGSHVNFSGKTYNAIQYGLNEETGEIDYAQVEALAFEHKPKMIIAGFSAYSGIVDWAKFREIADKVGAYLFVDMAHVAGLIAAGVYPSPVPFAHVVTTTTHKTLAGPRGGLIISACGDEEIYKKLNSAVFPGGQGGPLCHVIAAKAVAFKEALQPEFKTYQAQVVKNAQAMVAVLQERGYKVVSGKTDNHLFLLDLIDKDITGKDADAALGNANITVNKNSVPNDPRSPFVTSGLRIGSPAITRRGFKEAESKELAGWICDVLDNIEDESVQAQVKEKVKAICAKLPVYA
- a CDS encoding phosphatidylglycerophosphatase A — protein: MNKNRLFNLKRPHQFFGLGFGTGLAPKAPGTFGTLAALPFIFITMHFPLWLQIVFAVVISIFGIWACGKTADDLQVHDHPAIVWDEVAGYYITMIGAALNWQTLLVGFLLFRFFDIAKPGPIRILDKRAHGGFGIMADDVLAGIFSLICLQALIKVGLLPF
- a CDS encoding riboflavin synthase, which translates into the protein MFTGIVEATGKIALLQKKQGDLAIRIQSKNLDMSDVKLGDSIATNGVCLTVVDKHIDGFSADLSNETISLTGFAHYALGQTVNLEKAMQPVSRLGGHLVSGHVDGIATITAINTNARATEYWLATDENLMKYIPYKGSVCIDGISLTVNAVEGNKFKLTIVPHTSGQTTIADFQVGTKVNLEVDQIARYLERLVKGAEHPTGSDISMSLLAKAGFIK
- the ribBA gene encoding bifunctional 3,4-dihydroxy-2-butanone-4-phosphate synthase/GTP cyclohydrolase II; translation: MNLNSAQEIIDDIKAGKMVILMDDEDRENEGDLIIAAEHISAEAINFMATHGRGLICLTMTQERCSQLDLPLMVKNNGAAFSTNFTMSIEASKGVTTGISAADRARTVQAAIAKGAVPSDIVQPGHIFPIMAQPGGVLTRAGHTEAGCDLARLAGLEPSSVIVEILNEDGTMARRPDLEVFAKQHDIKIGTIADLIEYRNLNETTIEQVAKCKLPTEHGEFDLVTYKDTIDGQLHYALLKGEIKQQEPTLVRVHLQSTFNDILLSDRNADRSWGLSQAMAYIAEHNGALVILGKQESTEELEATVKAFAAADAGENVTPRKFQGTSRTVGVGSQILADLGIQKMRLMSLPKKYHALSGFHLEVVDYVEPQ
- a CDS encoding ligand-binding sensor domain-containing diguanylate cyclase, which produces MMRFLLVCVLMLCAMPSTASITDYVVKQWNIKDGLPSQSLKSVVQDNQGYMWLGTQFGLSRFDGNTFTNYNTQNSLFLPSNGINKLLIDGEGLLWIGTKNGLVVIDPEKLTAQEFNIKGPVRDILEDSQGSIWIAANGLYYIDRGQIELRDQLNNPSPIVNATAITQIVGSVSKMALSPEGIWLVNDRNLLRLTQSSSDFSKLRLELTAKVALPDRLAQTIVHDLSFLNGNLYLASELGAYFLDLDDELRPFPLPNANNSAVYKFMSDGNGGLWVSTYGRLLFRAKSNDWQWVEPSQLDQSIWFADIFRDDENNIWLASFSEGLWLAHEGRIERHSAISKMTEAVMAISKSPDGKLWIANKSGVGYFDADKTFINVINSAKYGNASVHDLQFDGDRLYVATGRGLFFYESNTLYSFPARALSDNPVFAISTSTKGGFWVGTGRGLYRLNYNGLNPFAYNAFLGSKFVTYVLDKPNFGVIGTSKGAYYFTERGIEKIGDQTTLESAYVTSILHIKGVGILIGSLNDGLFYRSGQGQWQQLDAANGLPYGSIFSLEYDDTSKRIWVSTMKGVYRMPVEQFKANIESLKVEEVISSFDRQLDGKASQCCNGLGHDAVVDMDNSIWYPSLQGVVEIPKDVELFGLRSLKPTIETLTTPSRKLAAAALGKKPVLKTDERDVTLTYTAIDYYAPASIEFRYKLNGLDNDWRYANTRREAIYTNLPAGMFLFELETKRQGEDWGKAQSAEYAFVVPERFGETIYFRLLITSGFVLLFYLVFWVFKVQERRKQQVLEGLITERTLELRQANDKLNQVNSQLKLVSHSDELTGLRSRRFLFDQLPKDIEHFQRNSQSLQAQGKSLVLLIINLDNFSRINDAYGPIAGDSCLQQVAALLNSRTQGSDYVARWSGDEFLLLLRDFKCNLIDSYVSELCQAIADYNFQLPNGETTSITSSVGWSFYPLPLLGGQVISWETSINLADIALHQVKKRGGDGVANITFDEQLDAFEFEQNPNVEQQIGLLQSNGLADIKVWMR
- the thiL gene encoding thiamine-phosphate kinase, coding for MKEFELINRYFKGRGITRRDVNLGIGDDCALVTVPANCQLAVTTDTLVAGVHFFHDISPRALGHRALAVNLSDLAAMGAEPTWVSVALTLPSIDPQWIAELTDGMHEIAEYFNVQIIGGDTTQGPLSITICAKGTVPEGTALRRSGAKVGDWIFVTGPLGDAGLAIESKKQGLSIAPEHLKDINKRLNFPTPRVAAGQALRGLASSAIDISDGLLADLGHVLNLSQVSATINIENVPTSDAMQASLDFEQRLPFVLNYGDDYELLYTVADSNKSMLDIKLRQYGVEASCIGQIKSGDGNIELLHQGEKFAFEHKGFEHFSKEQV
- the nusB gene encoding transcription antitermination factor NusB; the encoded protein is MKPAARRKARILALQAVYSWQLSGNAIADIEQQMLIENDVTKIDVEYFKDLARGVAVNHKQLDEAVSPHLTRPFDELDEVERAILRLSSYELKFREDVPYKVAINESIELAKMFGAEDSHKFVNGVLDKAVKQLRK